Within Crassostrea angulata isolate pt1a10 chromosome 2, ASM2561291v2, whole genome shotgun sequence, the genomic segment aatttttattaaaaaaaatgatttgttctTAACTTGGTTAAGTTGACATAGGAAAAGAAACATAATGATATTAGTTTGATATTTACACAGTCTGTCTGAAGACAAAGCACGCACTAGTCGGTGTTCCAAGCGGCAGCGGCAGCATAGCTTGGATGGCGGTTTTTTACCTGTTTTCGAAAGTTTATTTACATCTTCTTCGTAGCAAATGGCGATTTTCCTAGCATTGTTaagtttaacaattattttcacGTCATTAGTCCAGCAGGAAGATGCCTGGTCTGTTTCGACAGCTACAGGCATGTGTCTTGTAAAAGCCTCGCTGTCGAATTTTTTGTAATTGTTCGTCGGATTTTTGTTCATGCTCGTAATACTCCTCTTGTTCTTAAAAACAGCGTCACGGTCTCGATATCTAGTGAAGCGCACAATTATGTCTTTAGGTCGAGACTTCGACCCTTGTGGAGGTCCAAAAAGATGTGAATCACTAATCGAATATCTATCAAGAGTAATTTCAGCGGATTTCAGAATGTAGTTGTTGATAGTATTTAGTACAAGTTGTTCAGTATCTTAATTGTGTTGCTCAGGAATTCCAGAAAAGAACTTTTAAGCAGCATTTTATTAGAAATTGTTATTCCAATGTCGAGAGGTACATCACATCATTAAGTCTCATTTGCATTTTGACGTAAATGATCGTAGGTAGCCTCTTCTTCCTGGTTTTTGCTGTATGCAATGGTGTCATACCCGGACGTATCTCCGGTAATATTAGCTGAAGCgttttgatatataatattcCTTTCCGTATGTCTGTCCCTTTGATAGTCATTAACACCGTCTTGTTTGCTGCAGGGACTTTCATTTAATGAATTACTTCCCTTTGATATTTTCTGATAGCAGTGTTCCAATGCAAAAGATGGGTTACCCTCGGAAAAATCCAACTCTGAATAAACTTTTTTCTTAGACACAAATTTGACATCTGCTTTTTTAGTTCTATCAGTCTTCGTCATCTTACTTcttctttgaaaaatgaattgatGTATAAGTGAATGATATGCTTAAGTAAAAcagacataaataatatgacTTAAATAAACCAAATAAGTTTATAATCAAACGGTACATTTGAAACCTGGGGTCATcaacattgtatatttttatttaccgagatctatatattttaagaaaaccATTTACTATTCATAGATCTATAGAAACAGACAGAGCTGAAATCCAGAACAGTTCTAACTATTTTATCGATCGGTCGAAACCTTCAGGAATCTCagaaaaaatcacggactgcacaaaaaATTATGATGTCAGACGCAAATTCTCACATAAGAcgacttgatttttttttaacaaactgatataCATAAACAATGATTAACTTATTTgtacttactttttacgatttatttattaattcttttaaagatttatgtaaatataaaaataaacggTGATCTAAATCATTAAATACGCGTAAGCAGGTAatatatttttctgcaatgtcaccaCCTTCATATCCGTCATGAACTAACAAAGAAAgcattaaattgtttaaatgaaataaaaaaaaactcatccATTTCCTGTGTTCCAAATTAAATCCATTTTAAAAAGTCctacttttttattctaattattGAATCCAATAATGAAACTTCCCAAAAAGTGttgatttaaattcattttgtttaatttaatgaaatGGAGTAAacgttttgaaaagaaaatgatgGTACGACTTTATAAAACCCACAGAAAacaagcacaaaactttcatgaaTATAAGCATAATACCATAATAGATAAACattgtatacttttttttagGATATCTTCACTAATATAACACACTAGGTTATGCAACAATTTCTAATGTGTTTTATGGAACTCTAAGAGTTGTAAAATAATTACCTTTTATAAAGCACCACTCCAACTAAACACAGAAGTAAAACGATTAGACCTAAGGTGAGTGGCaaggttattttaaaaactaactCGTCACCTGAAACAATATGCAATtacattacaaatttatttgatgttaacTAAAACAAAACTTTCGACTTTTTGTCAAAGTATATCAACattgttaatgattataaaacaaaatataattaccTGATTCACTCGTTACTGAAAACAGGTCTCTATCGTAATTTCCAGTTTTAGATACTGAACTATTCGGTATAAAGGTTGATGCCGAAAATCTTCCTTGTGACGTTGTTACGTATTCCGTTGTTCGGCTTAGGGAAGTGTTcgatatactttgacagaataTGGAACCCCTTAATTGATCAAAACAGGGTCTAAATAGGCAGTCGTTATTTGTGCACATTTGGCATTCTACAAATGTTCCTCTTTGTTCTCTCTTTACTTCCAATccttagattaaaaaaaaaaatacaattgtaagtgatttttcgaaaaaaaataatgtaatcaCTGATTTGTAAGGTGCTATTTTACAACTTCCGTACAAAATGATACTTCCCAGATATggaatatttacatatattgcaTGATTGTGAGAATCAATGCAATGATAGTCACGTGATATGCGTCCTGTTCTCACCTTAATGTACCGAACGACAGTTGATAATTTAGAATACATCGGGTTCTAATCGTTTTCAGTTCTAGTAAAGCAATAACGTAGTTATCGTTTACCTGTttcttttttgtcaattttaaaaatatgacgatGTCATATATGCGATAAAAACGTATCTAAATCGTCAATCTTTATAATGAAAAACTTAAATTAATTCTGTAACTTACCTGTTTACCCTATAAGGAACGAGAAAACTCATTTAATTTACAAAactttatatgaattttatgcCAATTGTTTTCCGCGATTCGGCAATCGTCGCAAACAAAGCGGAAATAAGATACACGCGGAAAAAATCTGATATACGGTATGCGTTATTTATCCTTTCTAAAAACAATATTCCAGACAAAATAGTTAATTTTGCCAATAACTtttgtttatacttttttaggtaatgaaatatatctccACTTTATTGTAAGATTAAAGATATCGAAAGTATCATTATCACTATAACAGACAAATACTTGAGATAATCTCtcctaattaaaaataaaatgtttcaaatgtcCCCAGAATGCATGAATCTCATGTTAAAGTAAATGGAGACCGACTTTAATGCAtaaatatactagtatgtatttttctgcctcaaataaaaaaaaaatatggttaattCATATGATTTAAGACAAACCttaaatttaatataatatttgataacatttttgtttcGATTCAAACGCAGAACCATAATTAATAcacaaataaattgaaatagtGAATAATTTTCTCAACCTCAATAAgtgtaattacaaaaaacaaGTTCAGTTCCATTCATATGCTTTTTTTACAATTGCGTCGTTGATGGAATTTCACATATACCTTGATCAAAACTTGTGTAAATTTGTCGTGCCACGCCTATCCACACAATCGGAAATTGGTAGTTTAAAAGAGTACAGGTAAGGCGTGGATTATTGAAAACGACATTTCCCAACAGATAATTAGGCGGATGTGATTTCTTACATTGGTCCATTGAAATAATCCAACTACTGGCATAACCATTATCTGTTAAGTCTGGGAAAATAAAACTCGTTATGTTGTTATATGGAAAACAAATCAGTAACTTCCCATGTCACTGCAAATTTGATTTTACTATTTCACACAGCATATAAACATATTGCGGAAACAAAACTTACTCATATTTTCACACACTTTGTAAAAGGATGAAGAACATGTTTGCGGTATAAATCGTATATCTTCTTTGGAACATTGTAAACTCATACATCTTTCCACAGAGTTAAAACTGACTAAGAAAGGGATAAAAGAgtgtttacaaaatattcaatttatcgatattttaaatccatggttaaaatcaatttatatgaCAATTATTCACCttgatattatatcattatatagATAAAGTACCttctttaaattcaaataagtTGTAAGCGTTTTCCCCACCACAATCTCCTGCATAAACAATGTCTGTGTTATCTTCACAAGTGAGGTTA encodes:
- the LOC128171648 gene encoding uncharacterized protein LOC128171648 isoform X4 — encoded protein: MDQSYQLYIFILSTTILFTDIKPTGNFSHNWFDAQDHCLGQGLTIDKDKSIQPYWTGVFRRLTPWINILGCYSDSVELIPTVVKKTMMISSVGMCQELCYHENSYKFAIKTNNCLCMQSDLNLNSFDKLSPSACNLTCEDNTDIVYAGDCGGENAYNLFEFKEVSFNSVERCMSLQCSKEDIRFIPQTCSSSFYKVCENMRLEVKREQRGTFVECQMCTNNDCLFRPCFDQLRGSIFCQSISNTSLSRTTEYVTTSQGRFSASTFIPNSSVSKTGNYDRDLFSVTSESGDELVFKITLPLTLGLIVLLLCLVGVVLYKRRSKMTKTDRTKKADVKFVSKKKVYSELDFSEGNPSFALEHCYQKISKGSNSLNESPCSKQDGVNDYQRDRHTERNIIYQNASANITGDTSGYDTIAYSKNQEEEATYDHLRQNANET
- the LOC128171648 gene encoding uncharacterized protein LOC128171648 isoform X1, whose translation is MDQSYQLYIFILSTTILFTDIKPTGNFSHNWFDAQDHCLGQGLTIDKDKSIQPYWTGVFRRLTPWINILGCYSDSVELIPTVVKKTMMISSVGMCQELCYHENSYKFAIKTNNCLCMQSDLNLNSFDKLSPSACNLTCEDNTDIVYAGDCGGENAYNLFEFKEVSFNSVERCMSLQCSKEDIRFIPQTCSSSFYKVCENMNLTDNGYASSWIISMDQCKKSHPPNYLLGNVVFNNPRLTCTLLNYQFPIVWIGVARQIYTSFDQGLEVKREQRGTFVECQMCTNNDCLFRPCFDQLRGSIFCQSISNTSLSRTTEYVTTSQGRFSASTFIPNSSVSKTGNYDRDLFSVTSESGDELVFKITLPLTLGLIVLLLCLVGVVLYKRRSKMTKTDRTKKADVKFVSKKKVYSELDFSEGNPSFALEHCYQKISKGSNSLNESPCSKQDGVNDYQRDRHTERNIIYQNASANITGDTSGYDTIAYSKNQEEEATYDHLRQNANET
- the LOC128171648 gene encoding uncharacterized protein LOC128171648 isoform X2; this translates as MDQSYQLYIFILSTTILFTDIKPTGNFSHNWFDAQDHCLGQGLTIDKDKSIQPYWTGVFRRLTPWINILGCYSDSVELIPTVVKKTMMISSVGMCQELCYHENSYKFAIKTNNCLCMQSDLNLNSFDKLSPSACNLTCEDNTDIVYAGDCGGENAYNLFEFKEVSFNSVERCMSLQCSKEDIRFIPQTCSSSFYKVCENMNLTDNGYASSWIISMDQCKKSHPPNYLLGNVVFNNPRLTCTLLNYQFPIVWIGVARQIYTSFDQGLEVKREQRGTFVECQMCTNNDCLFRPCFDQLRGSIFCQSISNTSLSRTTEYVTTSQGRFSASTFIPNSSVSKTGNYDRDLFSVTSESGDELVFKITLPLTLGLIVLLLCLVGVVLYKRSKMTKTDRTKKADVKFVSKKKVYSELDFSEGNPSFALEHCYQKISKGSNSLNESPCSKQDGVNDYQRDRHTERNIIYQNASANITGDTSGYDTIAYSKNQEEEATYDHLRQNANET
- the LOC128171648 gene encoding uncharacterized protein LOC128171648 isoform X3, with protein sequence MDQSYQLYIFILSTTILFTDIKPTGNFSHNWFDAQDHCLGQGLTIDKDKSIQPYWTGVFRRLTPWINILGCYSDSVELIPTVVKKTMMISSVGMCQELCYHENSYKFAIKSDLNLNSFDKLSPSACNLTCEDNTDIVYAGDCGGENAYNLFEFKEVSFNSVERCMSLQCSKEDIRFIPQTCSSSFYKVCENMNLTDNGYASSWIISMDQCKKSHPPNYLLGNVVFNNPRLTCTLLNYQFPIVWIGVARQIYTSFDQGLEVKREQRGTFVECQMCTNNDCLFRPCFDQLRGSIFCQSISNTSLSRTTEYVTTSQGRFSASTFIPNSSVSKTGNYDRDLFSVTSESGDELVFKITLPLTLGLIVLLLCLVGVVLYKRRSKMTKTDRTKKADVKFVSKKKVYSELDFSEGNPSFALEHCYQKISKGSNSLNESPCSKQDGVNDYQRDRHTERNIIYQNASANITGDTSGYDTIAYSKNQEEEATYDHLRQNANET